A window of Calonectris borealis chromosome 3, bCalBor7.hap1.2, whole genome shotgun sequence contains these coding sequences:
- the TLR5 gene encoding toll-like receptor 5 has translation MLHQQLLLVFGISLASDTCAFRSCYSEAQVSLYYFCNLTDIPLVPKDTVKLLLTFNYIRQVTATSFPLLEHLLVLEIGTQYVYPVTIGKGAFRNLPNLRVLDLGSNTILQLDLDAFVGLPSLTVLRLFQNHLGDSILEERYFQDLSSLEELDLSENQITKLQPHPLFYNLTVLKTVNLKFNKISNLCESNLTSFRGKHFLFFSISSNTLYKTDEMAWAKCPNPFRNITFNSLDLSDNGWSSEKVQYFCTAIKGTQISSLVFSSHTMGSGFGFNNLKNPDNDTFAGLARSDLQLLDISNGYIFSLNSLIFQSLGNLELLNLFKNKINQIQRRAFFGLGNLKTLNLSSNLLGELYDYTFEGLHSVMYIDLQQNHIGMIGEKSFSNLVSLKIIDLRDNAIKKLPSFPHLTSAFLGDNKLMSVVGTAIAATHLELERNWLANLGDLYILFQVPDVQYIFLKQNRFSYCEKSDNVIENNQLIYMDLGENMLQLVWERDLCLDVFRALSRLQVLHLNNNYLSALPQEIFRGLTSLKRLNLASNLLSHLSPGLFPQSLTNLNLSGNQLFSPEPEVFMTLSILDITHNKYVCDCTLKSLLAWLNETNVTLAGSQSDRYCIYPPAFAGVPLSFLTYDGCNEDELQQTLRFSVFIFTFITLLLFLMAVVICTRCRGICFVWYKTITKKMIDSHPQVADKSEYKYDAYLCYSKNDFEWVQNSLLKRLDSQYFDKNRFTLCFEERDFLPGEERINNICDAIWNSRKTICIVTRQFLKDGWCVEAFNFAQSRYFCDLKDVLIMVVVGSLSQYQLMKYKPIRNFLQRSQYLRWPEDYQDVDWFLNNLSCQILKEKKVQRKASGIELQTVATLSH, from the coding sequence ATGTTACATCAGCAGCTATTACTTGTCTTTGGAATATCACTAGCTAGTGATACATGTGCATTTAGAAGCTGTTATTCAGAAGCCCAAGTCTCCCTATATTATTTCTGCAACCTCACAGATATTCCACTTGTGCCAAAGGATACAGTGAAGCTTTTGCTAACTTTCAACTATATCAGACAAGTGACTGCAACTTCGTTTCCACTGCTGGAGCACTTGTTGGTGTTGGAAATCGGAACGCAGTATGTCTATCCTGTTACCATAGGAAAAGGAGCTTTCAGGAACCTGCCAAACCTTCGTGTCTTAGACTTGGGATCCAATACAATTCTTCAACTGGATCTTGATGCTTTTGTGGGCTTGCCAAGTCTGACTGTACTCCGTCTGTTTCAGAACCACCTTGGAGATTCCATCCTGGAGGAACGTTACTTTCAAGATTTGAGCTCATTAGAAGAATTGGATCTTTCAGAGAACCAAATAACAAAACTTCAGCCTCATCCCTTATTTTATAATCTAACAGTCTTGAAAACTGTGAACCTGAAATTCAACAAGATATCCAACCTGTGTGAAAGCAATCTCACCAGCTTCCgaggaaaacactttttattttttagcatcaGTTCTAATACTCTGTACAAGACAGATGAAATGGCCTGGGCCAAATGCCCAAATCCTTTCAGAAATATTACGTTTAACTCACTAGACCTTAGTGACAATGGCTGGAGCTCAGAGAAAGTCCAATATTTCTGTACAGCCATTAAAGGGACTCAAATCAGTTCTTTAGTATTTAGCTCTCATACAATGGGTTCGGGATTTGGCTTTAACAACTTAAAAAATCCAGATAATGATACGTTTGCAGGACTAGCAAGAAGTGATCTTCAATTGCTTGATATTTCAAATGGTTACATTTTCTCTCTCAATTCTTTAATCTTTCAAAGCCTTGGTAATCTGGAATTGCTGAACCTTTTCAAAAACAAGATAAATCAAATCCAAAGGCGAGCATTTTTTGGTTTGGGAAACCTAAAAACTCTCAATCTCTCAAGTAATCTTTTAGGCGAGTTGTACGATTATACTTTTGAAGGTCTACATAGTGTAATGTATATTGATTTACAGCAAAATCATATCGGGATGATTGGTGAAAAATCATTCAGTAACTTAGTAAGTCTGAAAATAATTGATCTCCGAGACAACGCCATTAAAAAACTCCCTTCCTTTCCACATCTGACCTCTGCCTTTTTAGGTGATAATAAGCTAATGTCTGTAGTTGGCACAGCAATAGCAGCAACACACCTTGAATTAGAAAGAAATTGGTTGGCCAACCTGGGTGACCTGTATATTCTTTTCCAAGTTCCAGATGTGCAGTATATCTTCTTAAAACAGAACCGCTTCTCTTACTGTGAGAAAAGTGATAATGTTATAGAAAACAATCAGTTAATCTATATGGATCTAGGTGAAAATATGTTACAGCTTGTGTGGGAGAGAGATTTATGTTTGGATGTGTTCAGGGCACTGTCCAGACTTCAGGTTCTACATCTGAATAACAACTACCTTAGTGCTCTTCCACAGGAGATTTTTAGAGGTCTAACATCTCTAAAAAGACTTAATCTAGCTTCCAACCTATTGTCTCATCTTTCTCCTGGGCTTTTTCCACAAAGCCTAACAAACCTAAACTTATCTGGAAaccaacttttttcccctgagccTGAAGTCTTTATGACTTTGAGTATTCTGGATATAACACATAACAAGTATGTCTGTGATTGTACCTTAAAGAGCCTGCTAGCGTGGCTAAATGAAACCAATGTAACCCTAGCTGGCTCACAATCTGACAGGTACTGTATATACCCACCTGCATTTGCAGGGGTACCACTGTCGTTTCTGACATATGATGGTTGCAACGAAGATGAACTCCAGCAGACACTCAGGTTCTCAGTATTCATCTTCACCTTCATCACTCTTCTATTGTTTCTGATGGCAGTTGTCATTTGTACTCGCTGTCGGGGGATTTGTTTTGTCTGGTATAAAACTATCACCAAAAAAATGATAGACAGCCATCCACAAGTAGCAGATAAAAGTGAATATAAATATGATGCGTATTTGTGCTACAGCAAAAATGACTTTGAATGGGTCCAGAATTCTTTGCTAAAGCGCCTGGATTCACAGTATTTTGATAAAAACAGATTTACCTTGTGCTTTGAGGAAAGAGATTTCTTGCCTGGGGAAGAACGTATCAACAATATTTGTGATGCCATTTGGAACAGCAGGAAAACAATTTGCATTGTGACCAGGCAGTTTCTCAAAGATGGCTGGTGTGTGGAAGCCTTTAATTTTGCCCAGAGCAGGTACTTTTGTGATCTGAAAGATGTCCTCATTATGGTAGTGGTTGGGTCACTTTCTCAGTATCAACTGATGAAATACAAACCAATTCGAAACTTTTTACAAAGGAGTCAATATTTGCGGTGGCCTGAAGATTATCAGGATGTAGACTGGTTTTTAAATAACCTTTCTTGccaaattctgaaggaaaaaaaagtgcaacgGAAAGCCAGTGGTATAGAGCTGCAGACTGTAGCAACACTCTCCCATTGA